The following proteins are co-located in the Onychomys torridus chromosome 6, mOncTor1.1, whole genome shotgun sequence genome:
- the Anxa5 gene encoding annexin A5, with amino-acid sequence MAQVLRGTVTDFPGFDSRADAETLRKAMKGLGTDEESILTLLTSRSNAQRQEIAEEFKTLFGKDLLDDLKSELTGKFEKLIVALMKPSRLYDAYELKHALKGAGTNEKVLTEIIASRTPEEIRAIKQVYEEEYGSSLEDDVVGDTSGYYQRMLVVLLQANRDPDTAIDDAQVELDAQALFQAGELKWGTDEEKFITIFGTRSVSHLRRVFDKYMTISGFQIEETIDRETSGNLEQLLLAVVKSIRSIPAYLAETLYYAMKGAGTDDHTLIRVVVSRSEIDLFNIRKEFRKNFATSLYSMIKGDTSGDYKKTLLLLCGGEDD; translated from the exons ATGGCCCAG gTTCTCAGAGGCACCGTGACTGACTTCCCTGGATTTGATAGCAGGGCTGATGCAGAAACTCTTCGGAAGGCCATGAAAGGCTTGG GCACCGATGAGGAGAGCATCCTGACCCTGCTCACATCTCGAAGCAATGCTCAGCGCCAGGAAATTGCCGAGGAGTTTAAGACTCTGTTTGGCAAG GACCTTCTGGATGACCTGAAGTCTGAACTAACTGGAAAGTTTGAGAAGTTAATTGTGGCTCTGATGAAGCCTTCGCGGCTCTACGATGCCTATGAACTGAAGCACGCTCTGAAG GGAGCTGGGACCAATGAAAAAGTACTGACAGAAATTATTGCTTCAAGGACACCCGAAGAAATAAGGGCCATAAAACAGGTTTATGAAGAAG AATACGGTTCCAGCCTGGAAGATGATGTGGTGGGGGATACTTCAGGGTACTACCAGAGGATGTTGGTGGTCCTCCTTCAG GCAAATAGAGACCCTGATACTGCAATTGATGATGCTCAAGTTGAACTGGATGCTCAG GCCTTGTTCCAGGCTGGAGAGCTGAAGTGGGGGACAGATGAAGAAAAGTTTATCACCATCTTTGGGACACGCAGTGTGTCTCATTTGAGAAGAG tGTTTGACAAGTACATGACAATATCAGGATTTCAGATTGAGGAAACCATTGACCGAGAGACTTCAGGGAACTTGGAACAGTTGCTCCTGGCTGTGG TGAAGTCTATTCGGAGCATACCTGCCTACCTTGCAGAGACCCTCTACTATGCTATGAAG GGTGCTGGGACAGACGATCACACCCTCATCAGAGTCGTGGTGTCGAGGAGTGAGATTGATCTGTTCAACATTAGGAAGGAGTTTAGGAAGAACTTCGCCACTTCTCTGTATTCTATGATCAAG GGCGACACGTCTGGAGACTATAAGAAAACCCTGCTGCTGCTCTGCGGAGGAGAAGATGACTGA